A window of Bradyrhizobium sp. AZCC 1610 contains these coding sequences:
- a CDS encoding cupin domain-containing protein, whose amino-acid sequence MKTLRIIAAAAALFVATASTLPVAQAQEVSLGDIKRTNLLRNDLSAAGREVIQVLVEFGPGVSAIRHSHPGEELVYVTEGALEYQLDGRPPRTVKAGEVLFIPHGTPHAVKNVGSVKAAEIATYIVEKGKPLLVLGE is encoded by the coding sequence ATGAAAACACTCCGCATTATCGCCGCAGCTGCGGCACTGTTCGTCGCCACCGCCTCGACCTTGCCCGTGGCACAGGCCCAGGAAGTCAGTCTGGGCGACATCAAGCGCACCAATCTGCTCCGCAACGATCTCAGTGCTGCCGGACGCGAGGTCATCCAGGTGCTCGTTGAGTTCGGTCCGGGCGTCAGCGCCATCAGGCACTCGCATCCCGGTGAAGAGCTCGTCTACGTCACTGAAGGCGCGCTGGAGTATCAGCTCGACGGCAGGCCGCCGCGGACCGTCAAGGCCGGCGAAGTGCTCTTCATTCCGCACGGAACGCCGCATGCGGTGAAGAACGTCGGCTCCGTCAAGGCCGCCGAGATTGCCACCTACATCGTCGAGAAAGGCAAACCGCTCCTGGTGCTGGGCGAGTAA
- a CDS encoding alpha/beta fold hydrolase, with translation MSNSSEKIKIRRRCHGGVAIAIAAATALAAPVSSSFGAPAHGQTLSAQEHKADVSFLEIDKDITLRRMVVRNANPKGTVLFLHGFPETMYAWKDIALTLAGDYEVHAFDWPGFGLSSRPTVDRYSYAPRDFARVLNDYIRKAGIETSKLTVYATDIGALPALLLAQEKPGIATSIIVGDFAPFDRPQYMYESLQSLKAGPSMDQARDHLNKNRDDILENAFRRGLPKEAQFDVPREFKDDMSRAWGHGAITTADAFSRYYAHFTRDQNHFESNLERLEIPVKVVWGEKDLYIKKEMGIELADKIGAELTLLPGIGHYPHLQDPQQTIDEVRAAFR, from the coding sequence ATGAGCAATAGCTCGGAGAAAATCAAAATTCGTCGCCGATGTCACGGCGGCGTGGCGATAGCAATCGCTGCTGCCACGGCACTCGCCGCTCCGGTATCCAGTTCTTTCGGTGCGCCGGCACACGGCCAAACGCTATCCGCACAAGAGCACAAGGCCGACGTCAGCTTCCTTGAGATCGACAAGGACATCACGCTCCGGAGAATGGTGGTCCGCAATGCGAACCCGAAGGGGACCGTTCTCTTCCTGCATGGATTTCCGGAGACGATGTACGCCTGGAAAGATATCGCCCTTACCCTCGCCGGCGACTACGAAGTCCACGCTTTCGACTGGCCGGGCTTCGGACTTTCGTCTCGGCCGACGGTCGACAGATATTCGTACGCCCCAAGGGACTTCGCGCGCGTTCTGAACGACTACATACGCAAGGCGGGCATCGAAACGTCGAAGCTCACGGTCTACGCCACCGACATCGGAGCTCTGCCGGCTCTTCTCCTGGCCCAGGAGAAGCCCGGCATCGCGACGTCGATCATCGTCGGCGATTTCGCTCCCTTCGACAGGCCTCAGTATATGTACGAGAGCCTGCAGAGCCTGAAGGCCGGACCTTCGATGGATCAGGCCCGCGACCATCTGAACAAAAATCGCGACGATATCCTCGAAAACGCGTTCAGAAGAGGCCTGCCCAAGGAAGCGCAATTCGATGTGCCGCGCGAATTCAAGGACGACATGTCACGCGCCTGGGGTCACGGCGCAATAACGACGGCTGATGCCTTTTCGCGCTACTACGCTCATTTCACGCGTGACCAGAACCACTTCGAATCGAATCTGGAGCGGCTCGAAATCCCGGTGAAGGTCGTGTGGGGCGAGAAGGATCTCTACATCAAAAAAGAGATGGGGATCGAACTCGCCGATAAAATTGGCGCCGAGCTCACGCTACTTCCCGGTATCGGGCATTACCCTCACCTACAGGATCCCCAGCAGACCATCGACGAGGTTCGCGCTGCATTTCGGTGA